The Bacteroidota bacterium genomic sequence GACCTCCGGAAGCCAGTTTGTAAATAAGGGTACCGTGCAGCGTTTTATTGAAAGTAGTATCAGCCTCTTTCCATCTGCGCACATCCCAAAAGCGGTGTTCTTCAAAGGCAAGCTCTTTCCGTCGTTCATTATGAATAATGGTACGCATTTGATTTTTGGTCAAATCTCCAGCAAGCTGATAAGGAGAAAGACCTGCCCTTTGCCGGATTGCTTCAACAGCATCGAATACCGATTTATCGGGAGCTGATAAATATTCGTTTTGGGCTTCTGCATAATTAAGTAGCACTTCAGCATAGCGGAACAAAATATTATCGTGATTATGATTTGAAT encodes the following:
- a CDS encoding RagB/SusD family nutrient uptake outer membrane protein translates to FVGRDPRFYKTFFYNTAPWLNRTVQTFEGGADKPGGTKQQTITGYYLRKFMGDFETANQYSNHNHDNILFRYAEVLLNYAEAQNEYLSAPDKSVFDAVEAIRQRAGLSPYQLAGDLTKNQMRTIIHNERRKELAFEEHRFWDVRRWKEADTTFNKTLHGTLIYKLASGGLMYQSTPVLQMKFVPKMYFAPIPYWEVLKNTKMIQNPQW